Below is a window of Bacteroidota bacterium DNA.
ACCATCGCTACAAAAAGGTGTATCTAAAGCTAAGGTGCCTTGTTTCAATGGAGCATTTGCTAGTGAATCTACAAAGTAGTGTGTAAAAGTTGTACCGTTGTCGTATGACTTCCAAAGAGACACATCAGTTCCTAATCTACCGGTTACTATTGCCACAATACTGTCTCTCACATCAATAGCGTAATTGTCTCCACCACCATAAGCCCATCTGGTAGAGTCATAACCAGGAAGTAATGTATGCTCAAAGTCCCAAGTCTGACCACCATCTGAAGAACGTGAATATGTCATGGGGGCTTTGATTCCATTTACTTTTGGTGCGGGTGGGTCAGAAGGAGCTGATGAATCAGCGTAGTTAGAGATAACGTGAATATAATTTAGTCCATCTGTACCGATTCTTGCCCACAAGGGTCTAAGTTTAGTTTGTGTTAAAATTGCTTGTTGTGTAAAAGCAGTATTGCCAATAGCACTATTAGTTGACATAATAAAACCGCCATCTTCTGCACTGTGTGCTATGATAACTTCTTTATTTCCTCCTATCAATGCAATACTGGGCCAGCCGGTTCTTTTAGTCTCGATTCGAGGAGTAGCACCATCTGCTACTGTCATCCAATTGGTCTTGTCGTTATGATTATATCCTGTGCCTCTGTTAGCAAAAGCATTGTCGGTGGCGGTAGTCCATACTGCACTAATTGTTCCGTCAGGATACAAAATAACTCTTTTGCCCATGGACGCATTTGACTGTTGGTCATACTTTGTATTGCCAATCTTGACAAATGAATAGTTAACATCGCGTCTTTCAACGGTAGTTGATTTTTTTGCGGGAGCAATGACAGGATTAGGATTGGTCTGTTGCACCACAGGTGCTTTGTCTTTTGTTGTTACCGGTTGATTTGAAATCGAAACCTGATTTGAGTTAATCTTGCTTTGGGCTGCTAAACTCCCTGTTGCAAGAAGAGGAATCATTAATAAGTAAATCTTTTTCATGTCTGAATGATATTGTATTTGTGGGTGTAAAAGTAGTTAAAATTGTTAACAAGGTAAAAAAAATGAAACGAAAATGCGAATTAATGGACTTCAATATTAAAAATACGGATAATCATTTCTCGCATAAGCTCACCTTCAGATGTATTATTGCCGCCCACTCCCTTTGATTTCAAATCGTAATATTTGAGAAGCGATAGGATGCTTTCAATTTTGTTTACGCTGTAATTTGCCCCGGCTATTTTATATTCTGTTAAGAAGAATTGGTTAATCCCCAATTTAGTAGCTAATTCTTGGGGTGGGAGGCTTTTAAATTCGTGAAAAAGAAGAATCTTGTTGAAATATGCAAATAGATTGCTGATTGTTAGCAGGAGAGGATTCTTGGCAGCGTCATTGGCAAAATAGTTAATGATTTGAATGGATTTGTTATAATTGTGTTCACCAATCGCTTTCTGTAATTCAAAAACATTGAAATCCTTACTTATTCCAATATTATCTTCAATATGTTTGGTATTGATAAGCTGAACTTCCGGTGGAAGTTGTATCAACATCTTGTCTATTTCGTTTTCTATTTTATTTAAATCGTTACCTAAATATTCTGCTATGAGTAAGGCTGCTTGTGAATGGATAGTTTTTCCGGTGTTTTTGATATGGTTTTCTATCCACATTGGAACTTGATTGTCATACAATCGGTCAAAGTTTGCAAAGGTGTATTTCTGAAATAGCTTGCCGACTTTTGTTCGTTGGTCAATTTTTTTAGATTTATAATTAATAACTAAAATGGTGCTTTTAAGCGGGTTTTCAAGATATGTATGAAAATCTTCTATCTGATCTTTGTGCAGGTTCTGTGCTTCTTTTACAATGATTACTTGATAATCGGCTCCCATCGGATATCGCTTGGCTGCCATAACAATATCTTTTACTTTGACATCTTTACCATAAAGCACAGATTGGTTAAATCCTTTCTCTTCAGGTTTTAATACCGTTTCTTCTATGAGATTAGACAGCTTGTCAATATAGTATGTTTCTTCCCCTTGCAGGAAATAAACAGGCGAAAATTCTCTGCTCTTCACTAAATTCGCAATCCTTTTATAATCGTCTATTGGATTTTTTGCCATAAGTACTGTTTATGCTTCTTTGTTTTTAATTTGCAGGTGCAATGCAAGCGATTAATCTGCCTGAATTTACACCTCTGCTCAAAAACTCTGGGCAAAGGAAGTACATTTTTGACTCTTTTCGAAAAAAGTTTGTAACGCTTACCCCGGAAGAGTGGGTGCGCCAGCATTGGTTGCATTTTTTGGTAAATTTTAAAGCAGTTCCCAAAGGGGGAGTGGGTGTAGAAGTTGCTCTAAAGTACAATGAAATGAGCAAGCGTGCCGATATTGTTGTCTTTAATAAAAGTCAAAAACCGGCATTGATTGTCGAATGTAAGGCTACGCACATAGAATTGTCTGAACAAACTTGTATGCAGATTGCGCATTATAATGCGGTTTTTAAAGCCCGATTTCTCATAGTGTCTAACGGAATTCAGCATTTCTTGTTCGAAGTTGATTTTGATGCAAATGACTATAAGAGGCTCACTGAGTTGCCTGACTATGGAGCTTGGTAAGAAGGAGTAATTTGTTTTTAAAGGGTATTAAATATAAATGTAACTTGTTCCCTCCACTCTTTGGTTATATCATCTAAATAAATCAATTTTGACCCCACTTTTAAACGAACACCTAATCAAATTAATTAAAGATGAATTGGAATGAATATATTGATTCAAACAAGCAACGTTTTATGGACGAATTGTTTGACTGGCTTAGAATCCCCTCAGTTAGTGCGGATAGCAAATTTAAAAATGATGTAAAAAGAGCCGCAGATTATCTGGCTGACAAATTCAAAGCAGCAGGGGCGGATAATATTACTATTGAACAGACCGCAGGTAATCCCATAGTGTATGCAGAAAAAATTATAAATCCTTCATTACCTACAATCTTGGTATATGGACACTATGACGTACAGCCTTCTGATCCTGACAATCTTTGGACTACACCGGCATTTGAACCGGCAATCAGAGATGGTAAAATCTATGCAAGAGGTTCTTGTGATGATAAAGGACAGGTTTATATGCATGTTAAAGCTTTTGAGACCATGATGCAGACAAATACACTCCCCTGCAATGTTAAATTTATGATTGAGGGAGAAGAAGAAGTAGGGTCAGCCAATTTGGGTATCTATTGCAAAGCTCACAAGGATAAACTGAAAGCCGATGTTGTGTTAATATCAGACACAGCCATGATTTCACTCGATACCCCGAGCCTGGATACAGGACTTAGAGGCTTGAGTTATGTGCAAGTTGAAGTAACAGGTCCTGATCATGACTTGCATTCAGGAGTGTATGGTGGCGCAGTTGCTAACCCCATCAATGTGTTGTGTACAATGATTGCTTCTATGCACGATGAAAATAGGCACATCACAATCCCCGGATTTTATGACAAAGTACTTGAATTGACAAATGAAGAAAGAATTGCATTAAACAAAGCACCTTTCAACCTTGAAGATTATAAAAAAGAACTTGGAATAGATGAAGTATTGGGTGAAACCTCTTTTACTACATTAGAAAGAACCGGAATTCGTCCAACCCTTGATGTAAATGGAATCTGGGGTGGATATACAGGAGAAGGAAGCAAGACAGTATTACCTTCCAAAGCCTATGCAAAAATATCCATGAGACTTGTTCCAAATCAACGTTCAGGAGAAATTACCGAATTGTTTACCAAGCACTTTTTAAGCATTGCACCTAAATCTGTAAAAGTAAAAGTTGAGGCTCATCACGGTGGCGAACCCGTTGTTACACCAACCGATTCTCATGCATACAAATCTGCTGCAAAAGCTATCAAAGAAACTTTTGGAAAAGACCCCATTCCAACCAGAGGCGGAGGAAGTATTCCCATTGTAGCCTTGTTTGAAGATGTATTAGGTTTGAAATCAATTTTGATGGGATTTGGCTTAGATTCAGATGATATTCACTCCCCTGATGAACATTATGGTGTTGAGAATTTCTACAAAGGAATTCAAACTATTCCTTATTTCTTCAAATACTTCTCAGAAAAGTAAATAAATCATACATTTGCCGTCCTTTAAAAGTTAACTGGAAAAGACCATGATGAATACAGCAGAAATCCAAAATTTATTAGGTGCTGAGTCAGAAAGTTTGATGACACATCAATCAAAAACCATTGGAAACGAATTGTTAACGCTCCCTGGTGCAGACTTTATTGACCGTACTTTTGCATTTAGTAACAGAAATCCTCAAGTTTTAAGAAACCTTCAGGCATTGTATGGCAACGGACGTTTGGCTAATACCGGCTATGTTTCAATTCTACCAGTTGACCAAGGGATAGAGCATAGTGCTGGAGCATCGTTTGCCCCCAATCCTATTTTCTTTGACTCAGAGAATATAGTAAAACTTGCTATTGAAGGAGGTTGTAATGCTGTTGCCTCAACATTCGGAGTGCTCGCATCTTGCTCTAGAAAATATGCTCATAAGATTCCTTTTGTTGTTAAAATCAATCATAACGAGCTTTTGACATACCCTAACAAGTATGATCAAATCGCATTTGGTTCAGTTGAAGAAGCATGGAATTTAGGAGCTGTGGCAGTAGGGGCAACCATTTATTTTGGTTCAGAAGAATCATCCAGACAAATTGTTGAAATTGCCGAAGCATTTGAAAGAGCGCATGAATTGGGAATGGCAACCATTCTTTGGTGTTATTTGAGAAATAATAATTTCAAGAAAGATGGAGTTGATTATCATACAGCAGCAGACCTAACCGGGCAAGCAAATCACTTAGGAGTAACAATCCAAGCGGATATTATTAAGCAAAAATTACCTACAAATAACGGTGGCTTTAAAGCGCTGAATTTTGGTAAGACACACGATAAAGTTTATTCTCAACTTACAACTGACCATCCCATTGACCTTTGCAGGTATCAAGTTGCAAATTGCTATATGGGTAAAGTAGGGTTAATAAATTCGGGTGGCGAAAGCAAAGGAGAGTCGGATTTAGCAGACGCTGTGAGAACTGCTGTTATTAACAAAAGGGCAGGAGGGCATGGTTTGATTTCAGGTAGAAAGGCTTTTCAAAAACCTATGAATGAAGGTATTAAGTTGCTTAATGCTATTCAGGATGTTTATCTTAACAAAGAAATTACCATAGCATAAACCTTGTTCGCTTGTACCGGATATTAACCTAACAGAAAAAACTATGAGTTGGTTTAAAAGAGTAAAAGAAGGAATTACAACAAAATCAAAGGAGAAAAAATATATCCCTGACGGATTGTGGAATAAATGCCCAAAGTGCAAAACAATCACACAATCCAAAGATTTGGTTGAAAATAAATATGTATGCCCATCTTGCAGTTATCATCACAAAATAAGTTCTGAAGAGTACTTTCACATTCTGTTTGATGAACAAAAATTCAAAGAGTTATATGCCGAAATAGTATCGGGTGACCCGCTTCAGTTTTTTGATACCAAATCATACACCGAACGCTTGGTTGAAACACAAGCCAAAACGGGTTTAAAAGACGCATTGCGTGTTGCAGTCGGGAAAATAAACGGTACTAAAACCGTTATTTCTTGTATGGATTTTGGTTTTATAGGTGGTTCGATGGGTTCTGTGGTGGGCGAAAAGATCGCACGCTCTATTGACTATGCCAGAGAGAATCAAATTCCACTAATTATTATTTCTAAATCGGGTGGTGCCAGAATGATGGAAGCTGCGTTTTCGCTCATGCAAATGGCAAAAACATCTGCAAAGCTTGCCCTGCTCAATCAAGAAGGGATACCTTATCTATCCATTCTTACTGACCCTACAACAGGTGGTGTAACTGCTTCATTTGCAATGTTGGGTGATTTTAATATCGCTGAACCGGAAGCCTTGATTGGGTTTGCCGGACCGCGCGTTATCAGAGAAACGATTGGAAAAGATCTTCCTAAAGGTTTTCAAAGTTCGGAGTTCCTACAAGAACACGGCTTTGTGGATTTTATAGTACCCAGAACCGAAATGAAAGAGAAGGTAGGTAATTTGCTTAAAATGATTTATACTAAAAAAACATCTGCTAAAAAAGTGGATAAAAGTGAGTAAAGGTAAAATCTTATTCTCTTATTTCGTGCCAATCAAAAACACATAAAATTAAAATATAAAAAGATATGAATTTCCCATCAGAATTAAAGTACACAAAAGACCACGAATGGGTCAAAGTTGACGGAGCTATTGCAACAATTGGAGTAACCGACTTTGCACAAGGAGAACTTGGAGACATCGTTTTCGTTGACATTTCTTCTCAAGGACAATCACTGAGTAAAGAGTCTGTCTTTGGAACTATTGAAGCAGTAAAAACTGTTTCTGATTTATTTATGCCGCTATCAGGAGAGGTTATTGAGATAAACTCTTCTCTTGACTCAACGCCCGATGCCATTAACTCAGACCCTTATGGGGAAGGTTGGATTGTAAAAGTTAAGATTTCTAACCCTGCTGAGTTAGACAGCTTGTTGGATGTGGCTGCTTACAAAGCCTTAACCGGAAACTAAACTATCCGTGTATTTCTCCCATCAGTCTTTTGTAAAAAGAATTTCACCTTTCTTTAAATACCAGTCCCCAGCATTGCTTTGGGGACTTTTTATTTGTTTACTTTTGTTATTGCCGATCGGAGATGCCGAGACTTCCTATGTTTTCGGTATTATCCCATTCGACAAACTGGTGCATTTCGTTCTTTTTTCATTTTTTGCTTTATTTACAAGAGTAGGGTGGGCTAAGTGGTACCGAAATGACTTCTTTGTCAGAAAAGCAAATACCTGGACAATAATAGAAGGTGTTGTATTTGCTTTTCTGACAGAGACCCTGCAGCAATTTACTTATTATAGAACTTTCTCATGGTTTGATATTTGTGCGGATGCCGTGGGTGTATTATTCGGATTATTGTTGTTTATTGTAATTTACAAACTATGAAATTTACCTTTTGTAAAATCAGTGTATTAAAATGTGAAACCATGAATGTGGTATTTGAATATAAATATAAATTTGCAAACCTTAAAAAAACAAAACTATGGAACTAAAGAAAAGCATTAAAGCCGATGTTGCCAGGAGAGCTACCTCGTTTTTCCTTGTTGGTCTATTGATTATTCAGTTAGTAGTACTCGGTGCATTTTCATACACTTGGTATGAGAAAACAACGGTTGCACCTACTATTACTAAAAGTGTAGGTACTAATGAAGTAATAGAACAAACAGAAATAACACAGCAAACTGCCTATTATGTGCCACCACCACCTCCCCCTACTGCAATTGAAGTGGTTGAAGATGACAAAGCAGATGATAATGTCGAAATTCAAAGCACTGATTTTAAAGATAATACAGTAGTGGATGCCCCATATCAGTATTATGGAATGACGCCTGGCGGCACTCCGGGAGCACCACCTCCTCCCACACACGTAGAAGAAGCTCCTATCTTTACTGTTGTGGAGATAATGCCTGAATACCCCGGAGGACAAAATGCAATGTTGAGTTTTATCATGAAAAACTTTCGTTATCCGGATGAAGCCAGAAGATTTGACGTAGAAGGTAGAGTATTGGTTTCTTTCTTGGTTGACGAGTCTGGTAATATTACAGAAGTGAGACCTTTATTGCCCGCTAATCGCCAACTTGGATATGGTTTAGAAGATGAAGCTGTCAGGGTGGTAAAAATGATGCCTAAATGGAAACCCGGTTTTCAACGAAACAAAGCTGTTAGGGTGCGTTATACTTTACCTATAAATTGTACATTAAATTAATCTTGTAAGATTTTATCTTTGAAGCCCCTACCATAGGGGCTTTTTTATTTATACTATGCAAGACATACACCATACCGAACAAGATTCTCATTATGATAATCTCGAGCAACTGTCCGCTAAAGAACTGTTGATTGGAATTAACACCGAAGATTCTTCTATAGCAAAATCTGTTGCACATGAATTACCATCAATTGAAGCATTGATAAATGTATGTTCTGAAAAACTCAATAAAGGCGGAAGACTATTTTATATCGGAGCTGGTACAAGCGGACGGCTGGGTATATTGGATGCAAGTGAATGTCCTCCAACTTATGGCGTGGACTATGACAAAGTTATTGGACTAATTGCGGGAGGTGATGCTGCTATAAGAAAGGCAGTTGAATTTGCAGAAGACAATACAGAACAAGCTTGGAAAGACTTGCAGCAGTTGAATATCAGCAAAAGTGATTTTTTAATAGGAATTTCAGCCAGTGGTAAGACACCTTATGTTGTAGGGGGACTTGAAATGGCTAAACAAAATGGTGTGTCAACCGGATGTATTTCTTGTAATAAGAATTCAAAGTTAGGTACGCTTGCGGACTACCCGGTAGAAGTTGCAACAGGTGCTGAATTTGTAACAGGAAGTACTCGCATGAAGGCAGGAACAGCTCAAAAAATGGTGCTCAATATGATCTCTACGGTATGTATGATTAAACTTGGAAGAGTAAAAGGAAACAAAATGGTAGATATGCAAATTGCCAATAATAAGTTGATTGATAGGGCTGTCAGAATGATTATGGGAGAGACAAATTTGGATGCAAACATGGCGGCAGAGGCGCTCAAAAAATTTGGATGTGTGCGGGCAGTTATTGAGCATTATAAATGATTCTTGGCTAAAACCGCGATAATTCGTACATTTACACCCTAATAAATAAATTGGAGTTTTGACAAAAGCGAAGCGTGCAATATCATTGACAGTTACAAAAGACATTCTATTACAAGCCTTTCAGTTGATGTGCCAAACTAAGGCAATGAACAAGATTTATGAGGAGAATAGACAAATCACAACTTATGTGCATTCCACTTCACGAGGACATGAGGCTATCCAACTGGCAACCGGATTCCTATTAGAATCTTATGATTATGCAGCACCCTATTATAGGGATGAAGCAATGCTGCTTGCAATCGGTATGCGACCTTATGAGTTAATGTTGCAACTGTTGGCAAAGAAAGATGACCCCTTCTCCGGAGGCAGAAGTTATTACTCTCATCCTTCTTTGAAACGAGAAACAATGCCCAAAATACCACACCAGTCAAGTGCTACAGGCATGCAGGCGATTCCTGCAACAGGTATGGCGCATGGAATCAAATACAAAGAACAAACAAAACAACTCAAAGGCTTAGAAATGCCAATAGTGCTTTGTTCATTAGGAGATGGATGTGTTACAGAAGGCGAAGTATCCGAAGCAATGCAAATGGCAGTATTAAAAGAACTACCCATTATTTATTTAGTTCAAGACAATGATTGGGGAATTTCGGCAACCGGTGCTGAGATGAGGGCTATGGATGCGTATGAGTTTGCTGCCGGTTTCAAAGGTTTGAAAAGAGTCAGAACTGATGGTGCAGACTTTGTGCAATGCTATGAGGACATGAAAGACGCCATAGATTGGGTGCGCAAAAATAGAAAACCAGTTTTGGTGCATGCCAAAGTTCCTCTTTTGGGACATCATACATCGGGAGTACGTAGTGAATGGTATAGAAATGATTGGGCAGAGAATGAGAAAAATGATCCTTTTCCAAGATTGTTGCAGACTTTAATAGAGCTTGGAGAAAGCACCGGCACCCTTGATACGATTCGCAAAGAAGCTGAAGAGTTTATTGCCGAAGAGTTTGCTAAAGCAATTACCGCACCTGAACCGGAACCTCAGTCTGTTTATGAACATGAGTTTGTCAGCACGCCAATAACAGAGGAGCTTGGTATAAGAGAGCCTGCCGGCAAAGATCCTATTGTGATGGTGGATGCAGCCTTGTTTGCCTGCGATGAAATTCTGAAAAAACATCCTGAAGCCCTATTATATGGTCAAGATGTAGGAGCAAGGCTGGGTGGAGTTTTTAGAGAAGCAGCTACACTGGCTCAAAAGCATGGTGATGCGCGTGTTTTCAATACCCCTATTCAAGAAGCATATATAGTGGGTTCGACTGTCGGAATGAGTGCAGTTGGACTCAAGCCTATTGTTGAAATTCAGTTTGCGGATTATATCTGGCCAGGTGTAAATCAATTAGTAGAGGAGGTTTCCAAATCGTGTTATTTGTCAATGGGTAAATACCCTGTGTCAAGTGTAATCAGAATACCAACAGGTGCTTATGGTGGCGGTGGTCCATATCATTCCGGCACAGTTGAGTCAAGTATATTGCCCATCAAAGGAATTAAGGTTGTTTATCCAAGTAATGCCGCTGATATGAAAGGGTTGCTTAAAGCCGCATTCTATGACCCCAATCCGGTTGTCATATTTGAGCACAAGGGATTGTACTGGAGCAAAGTACCGGGTACCAATGCTGCCAAAACCCCCGAACCTTCGGAGGATTATGTGATACCGCTGGGTAAGGGCAGGGTTGTGTTAGAGGCAAATATTGAAAATGTAAAAAAAGGTGATTCTGTGGCAGTAATTACGTATGGAATGGGAGTGTATTGGGCATTGAATGCTGCCAAAAATCTCAATGACAGAGTTGAAATTATAGATTTGAGAACACTCAACCCTTTGGATGAAGAGTTGATTTATAATACAGTCATTAAACACGGAAAAGCATTGGTGCTAACTGAGGAGACACAACGTAATTCATTTGCTGAAGCCATTGCAGGAAGAGCTTCTGAGAAGTGTTTTAGGTTTTTGGATGCACCTATCAAAGTAATAGGAGCAGCCAACCTGCCCGCAGTGGCAATGAACAAGAACTTAGAATTCGAAATGTTGCCGAATGCAGATAAAGTACAAGCTGCTTTGGATGAATTACTTAATTATTAATATACAACGATTCACAACACATAATGAGTCATGTGAAATTTGATAACTCCTTAATCTTTAGTTACTTGAATTTCATATCGGGTAAGAATTTCCAATGCTTTTTCTAAAATAGGTTGAAAAAGGTCAGGATTCTTTGAATAGTAATCAAGGCTTTGCTCAAACTGTTGTCGTGTCACTTTATGTTTGTTAAAAACAAATTCATAATCAGCACCAACATTACCCTTATACACTCTTTTGACACTTGTAACAGGTTTGGATTCAGTGGGTTCATAGCTAATTGCTTCTTGTCCTTCTTTAGTTGTTACTATCTCTTTTAATGATTCTAAGACGGATGTCTTTTGTTTTGGACCATCAGCAGTGTCAATGCGCACTGATTTTTGGGATTCTTCTGCTCCTTTAGGTGCCACTCCGGATTGATAAGCAGCATCAATTATTTTGAGCTCTGCAACTATTTGGCTCATGGTTTGATCCGCAATCAGATTTTTAGGTTGATTAGATTGAGGTCTGCTACAACTTGCAATTAATATGATGAGTAATAAAATAAATACTCGTTGTAATTTGTATGACCTATCGTAATTAAACCCTAATGTCATAGATGGTTTAGGCTATTTTCTTTTGCCAGTATAAGGGTCAATTCCTTTTTTCTTAGCATAGTCTTCCATTCTTTTTTGGAAATAACTTTTCTTGAGATTTACTTTCTTTTTCTTGTTTTCAGCAATTTGTTTGTGTAGTTTGTCTTCATCCACAAAACGTTTGAAAATGGCTTGTTGTCCAAAGGTTATCATATTAGCCAAAAAGTAATAATAGCTAAGTGCAGCAGGATAATTGTTGAAGAAACCAAGGAACATGATTGGCATTACATATGAAATGATTTTCATTTGTGCACCTGCAGCTGTCAGTTGATTGTTAAGCCTTGTATAAATAATTGTTGATGCAGTCATCAATAATGTAAACAAACTGACATGATTCCCGTAAAAAGGTATAGAAAAACCACCGGGAAAATTAAAAATAGAGTCATATTGAGAAAGGTCACTTGCCCACAAGAATGATTGTTGCCTAAGTTCAAAAGAAGAAGGGAAGAAACTGAACATGGCAATCAGAATAGGAAATTGCAAGAGCATCGGCAAGCAGCCCCCCATGGGACTTACTCCGGCTTTCTTATACAAATTCATGGTATCCATCTGGGTTTTTGCCATATCTCCCTTGTTTTTCTCTTTAATTTCATCAAGTTCGGGCTTGAGTAATCTCATCTTAGCCGTTGATAAATAAGACTTGTAAACCAGAGGAAATAAAAGCATCTTAATAAAAATGGTTAGCAACAGAATGATAATCCCGAAGTTTCCTATATATTTACTTAAAAAGGCAAAGGTAGGAATGACCAAAAACTGATTAACCCAACGGAAAAGAGTCCAGCCCAAAGGGATGATGTCTTCTAGCTCAACACCTTCTGCTTTAAGTGTTTTGAAATGATTGGGTCCATAAAAAAATCTCAAATTGAATACCTCATTACTTTTATTTTCAAAGGGTAAATCGAGTTGCGCTTTATATAGTTTGATATCCTCAAGTTGGTTCTTTGCAGAGTCTACGGTAACCTCGCCATCCTTTTGAAAACCTTCCTTTAGAATGACGGTATTATTAAAAAACTGTTGTTTGAATGAAACCCATTGAATCGGAGCTTTTAAATTCTCTGATTTATATTTAGTTTCACTAATATAATCAGGCTTATCACCAATATACCGATAATAGATTGTAGATTTCAAACGTTCTGTTTCTGCTATTAGCTCTTGTTTTGGTACCTCAACTTCTTTGTAATAGGTGAGTAAAGAATTGGGTTGAATATACTGATCCATATTCACAAGCGCAAACTGTTGGTTCAAGCCATATCCATCCGAGTCAATTTGGTAGATAGATTCGATATAGGAGTTTGCATCAAAGTTGAGTCGGAATGTAAGTTTATTGCTGTCTTGTTTAACTAAATCCCAATATACTTTGTTTGTATAAAATGCGTCATTCTTAGTGTTAAATACAAAATAATCATTTGCGTCATCTTTATCAAAAAGAATCAAGTCTCTATTTTTGGTTGTATCGGCACGAAGGTATTTGAGCACCTGAACTTTGTTTACTCTTGCACCTTTATTGGAGATTGTAACCTTGATATCATTGTTTTTAAGAGTGTATTCTTTTTCTTCACCAAAAAACTTGTGTGAAATTTCACCAAAACGCGCTTGTAATGCCTGCGAATCTTGTACAACTTCTTTTACAATAGTATCAATAGAAGCCATCTGAGCTTTGGCTTCGTGTTCTTGTTGAATTTTAACCGAAGCAATAGAATCACTAATGTGCTTTCTTTCGGCAAGTTGTTCTGCGCTGGGTTGATTGAGATAAGAATAGCCAATGAGAATGCCTAAAATAAGGAGTAA
It encodes the following:
- a CDS encoding energy transducer TonB, yielding MELKKSIKADVARRATSFFLVGLLIIQLVVLGAFSYTWYEKTTVAPTITKSVGTNEVIEQTEITQQTAYYVPPPPPPTAIEVVEDDKADDNVEIQSTDFKDNTVVDAPYQYYGMTPGGTPGAPPPPTHVEEAPIFTVVEIMPEYPGGQNAMLSFIMKNFRYPDEARRFDVEGRVLVSFLVDESGNITEVRPLLPANRQLGYGLEDEAVRVVKMMPKWKPGFQRNKAVRVRYTLPINCTLN
- a CDS encoding VanZ family protein; protein product: MLLPIGDAETSYVFGIIPFDKLVHFVLFSFFALFTRVGWAKWYRNDFFVRKANTWTIIEGVVFAFLTETLQQFTYYRTFSWFDICADAVGVLFGLLLFIVIYKL
- the murQ gene encoding N-acetylmuramic acid 6-phosphate etherase; its protein translation is MQDIHHTEQDSHYDNLEQLSAKELLIGINTEDSSIAKSVAHELPSIEALINVCSEKLNKGGRLFYIGAGTSGRLGILDASECPPTYGVDYDKVIGLIAGGDAAIRKAVEFAEDNTEQAWKDLQQLNISKSDFLIGISASGKTPYVVGGLEMAKQNGVSTGCISCNKNSKLGTLADYPVEVATGAEFVTGSTRMKAGTAQKMVLNMISTVCMIKLGRVKGNKMVDMQIANNKLIDRAVRMIMGETNLDANMAAEALKKFGCVRAVIEHYK
- a CDS encoding thiamine pyrophosphate-dependent enzyme, whose amino-acid sequence is MCQTKAMNKIYEENRQITTYVHSTSRGHEAIQLATGFLLESYDYAAPYYRDEAMLLAIGMRPYELMLQLLAKKDDPFSGGRSYYSHPSLKRETMPKIPHQSSATGMQAIPATGMAHGIKYKEQTKQLKGLEMPIVLCSLGDGCVTEGEVSEAMQMAVLKELPIIYLVQDNDWGISATGAEMRAMDAYEFAAGFKGLKRVRTDGADFVQCYEDMKDAIDWVRKNRKPVLVHAKVPLLGHHTSGVRSEWYRNDWAENEKNDPFPRLLQTLIELGESTGTLDTIRKEAEEFIAEEFAKAITAPEPEPQSVYEHEFVSTPITEELGIREPAGKDPIVMVDAALFACDEILKKHPEALLYGQDVGARLGGVFREAATLAQKHGDARVFNTPIQEAYIVGSTVGMSAVGLKPIVEIQFADYIWPGVNQLVEEVSKSCYLSMGKYPVSSVIRIPTGAYGGGGPYHSGTVESSILPIKGIKVVYPSNAADMKGLLKAAFYDPNPVVIFEHKGLYWSKVPGTNAAKTPEPSEDYVIPLGKGRVVLEANIENVKKGDSVAVITYGMGVYWALNAAKNLNDRVEIIDLRTLNPLDEELIYNTVIKHGKALVLTEETQRNSFAEAIAGRASEKCFRFLDAPIKVIGAANLPAVAMNKNLEFEMLPNADKVQAALDELLNY
- the yidC gene encoding membrane protein insertase YidC, producing the protein MDRNSIIGLLLILGILIGYSYLNQPSAEQLAERKHISDSIASVKIQQEHEAKAQMASIDTIVKEVVQDSQALQARFGEISHKFFGEEKEYTLKNNDIKVTISNKGARVNKVQVLKYLRADTTKNRDLILFDKDDANDYFVFNTKNDAFYTNKVYWDLVKQDSNKLTFRLNFDANSYIESIYQIDSDGYGLNQQFALVNMDQYIQPNSLLTYYKEVEVPKQELIAETERLKSTIYYRYIGDKPDYISETKYKSENLKAPIQWVSFKQQFFNNTVILKEGFQKDGEVTVDSAKNQLEDIKLYKAQLDLPFENKSNEVFNLRFFYGPNHFKTLKAEGVELEDIIPLGWTLFRWVNQFLVIPTFAFLSKYIGNFGIIILLLTIFIKMLLFPLVYKSYLSTAKMRLLKPELDEIKEKNKGDMAKTQMDTMNLYKKAGVSPMGGCLPMLLQFPILIAMFSFFPSSFELRQQSFLWASDLSQYDSIFNFPGGFSIPFYGNHVSLFTLLMTASTIIYTRLNNQLTAAGAQMKIISYVMPIMFLGFFNNYPAALSYYYFLANMITFGQQAIFKRFVDEDKLHKQIAENKKKKVNLKKSYFQKRMEDYAKKKGIDPYTGKRK
- a CDS encoding DUF4296 domain-containing protein, which encodes MTLGFNYDRSYKLQRVFILLLIILIASCSRPQSNQPKNLIADQTMSQIVAELKIIDAAYQSGVAPKGAEESQKSVRIDTADGPKQKTSVLESLKEIVTTKEGQEAISYEPTESKPVTSVKRVYKGNVGADYEFVFNKHKVTRQQFEQSLDYYSKNPDLFQPILEKALEILTRYEIQVTKD